The Anopheles maculipalpis chromosome 3RL, idAnoMacuDA_375_x, whole genome shotgun sequence genomic sequence CCTCACGTTTAGGAGTGCAGGTTGTGCATCCTTTCGATCGAAGCGGACACGTTGGATAGCCGTCTAGGTTAGGTTTTAGCATTAATCAGTAGACTAATTCAGTGGCAACTGTGCAATTTGATTTTAAGTATATTTtgtatgaatatttatttttgaagagtgtgtgagagagtgtgAGAAGGAATGTACGTTGAATTGAGTGTTGTTTgagcaatttttctttcacttaaCTACTGTTGAGTTACTGGTGCATTTTCGCTTTGCCGTTTTCATCTttgttgtgtttatgttttttgtttttttttgcatttaatttatttgttattgtttacttacttttttattttttacgtatttttaaaaatcctctttttgtttaaaacatatttaactgaatgttaaatatgttttaaacgggttttaaaattgaaagcgAAAATGTAATCTGCTGTAGCATCGAATGTGATACGCGACCTGCATTTGCACGTCCTTTGCAATAATAAATGGCAATGTAAGTTTAGTTATGAAGAAGCAATTTTAGGTTTAACAATTCCGCAAGGAAATTCGTAATCGTAGAACGGATCCCCATCCAGTTCGGGTTGTTCGGGTCTCGTCTACATTACACACTAGGCCGGATATGTGCAATAAACTACAACAATCCGTGTTAAGGTTTACTAGTGTTAAGGAACACAGTGTACGCACGCAAGTCGTAACTGGAAGCGATACAATTGAACCTAACTCATAAGTCGATCGCTGGTGGGTAAGGTTGTGTTCTGTAAGTATGGTAAGGTATGGTAGTTGTAGCTTACATCACGGCTATAATACCAAAAATGGCTTACAAAACTGCTTTTGGCTATTAATATTGTAACCTTCGCCTAGCGTCTTTGCAACGTTGGCGAATAATCAACGTAGGTATAGGAGGTAGCGTTTTAAGTCAATTTTAACCCATCCGTGTTTTAATGGTTTAAGATACACTCTTTCAGTTAAGCGATTGCAAGCCGATACTCTATTCAAAAGAGATTTTCGGGCGACGTTAGCTTCATAAGTACCtgccaaattaaaaaaatatatatgtaAGGCGACCTGAGGTTTCCTCAGCGTTCCTTAACGCAATAGTAGCGAATAGTAGTTAAATTTGATAGCAATCTTAatataatgcatatttattcaaatttgtaGCGTGTCTTAATCGGCTGTTAGGAAATATCTTGTTAGAGTATTTAGATTTTTGTTCATaaactgtttctttttcctcagTTTTTACTGTACTGTTTGTTTATCGTGAATGCCTTCTGTTTATAATATTATTGCAAACCAAGCAAGGTGCATTATTAGTGTCTGGTTAAGGTATAAAATTTATATAGTTAGTAGTACCATTGAGATGTGCTGTTTATGCAATGGAGAGGTGAAAGACAGGTTTTTGAATAGTGTCGTTTCCTGTAGTTTGTAAGTTTAGCTAAAATGCCTGAAGTTGCTCATCATTTCGACATTCGTAAGCTTACGGGCCGTGTACAGTGCTGGGCTCGGAGAACGAACgtaagcgttttttttccttctgatTGACCAATTTGTGTTTTAGCGAGTAAAAGACTTCTCCCATACGACTGTAATtgattttatgaaaatgaaacgaataaAGAACTGTTTTTAATCATATAAAgtgtttcattatttaaaaGCAACCTACATCCGAAGAGATATTGCTTTTTGATTCTGGAAGGATGGCCTTTTCCTCATCCGTGATGAAGAAGTAGTACGGCAGAGTACACGTGATGTTTAGTAGAACCACTGGTAAGCACTTCGTATATATGCGCTGCGTGGCAGCTAATGTAAATTAATGGGCGCATAAGTTCGAATTCAAGGCTCTGACTGGTGTTTTTGCAGTGAttaattttttgacaataataatacaataatAACAGGACAACATTGTTGCTATGGTTCACAATAGATTCACTCACCTGCAGCCACTTACCTTCTTACACAGTTCAGTTCAGTATTCTGTCCCAGGGCACCAAGCTAAGACGCGTCGCTGTGGTGTTTGATTCTCCTGATGTCAACAGGAATGCAAACATTCGCATCACCGGTGTTTGAGCTACATCCTCGTCGAACACCACACACGACACTACACTCAACACCGGCCACCACTttacaacacacgcacaccaattCCCATCGATCACCGCGTGCCCCAATTCGCGCGCCATTTTCACCAGCTCTTGCACAGAATTTCATATAATTTCATAGAACACAACGCGATCGCACGCTGAATGATTCCACCGTCATACCGAACCTAACGCTCGTTGAATTCACTAAATTGCACTATTGATCACTGTTGAGCTGCATTTAGCCAGCGACACATttttcacagttttttttcacaaatagGCGCCGATCTGTTCCGCCCAAGCGACAATATCCTCGCTTCTATCACGCTGAAATTACGCTTGGGGCCGCAAGTACCACCTTCGCTCTTCTATTCAAAACGGGCGAGGACTGCGCTCGTGTACCGATGAATTTTGACTACCTGCCATCGGGATCTGATTTCGATGTAGTGGTGCTTGCGGAAACCTGGCTAATATGGTGCTTGGCGTCCTCGCTATTCTTTGACGATAGTTTTTCGTGTATACCGCTATTGATTGATTGCCTTCAGTCTTTGGCGTCATGGTAATTCCTATTGTTTCGTTCGTCGAAAGAAAATGCTCGGCTTACAAATCCTCGACTTTTTTCTTATCATCGTGGCTTGTTTTCTCCCGCTGCATGCAGCAAATGTATCAATGCTTCGTGAATTGTAAGGCAGAGTCTATTCACTATGCTCGCCCAATCATTCTGGAGACAGTATCATACTCAATGACGGATTGGCCTATGCGCGGAGTTGGCGGCCGCCAGCAGCCTCGCCGGTAAAAAAATCCCTGTAGCCTTAGACTGATTAAACCAAATCTGTAACCCCTTTATTGGCCTCGATATCCATTGCTTTCTAGGGCCTCCGAAAAGCTTCATCCAACACTGATCATACTGCTTGGGGACTTCATTCAGCTTCGTTATGCGTCTCAATATCCCGTTTTGGTATTATGAGCCACGTACGAACTTTGTACGCTCCGATTTTTTAGAGCAGTGTTGTTGCCTCCTCATGCTCACCGATAGCCGTTTGCACCAAAAAACTGCGTACTGTGACTAACTGATCAGGTTCAGGTGATCCTGTGCCGACACTAGTAATGGGAGCTCCGAAGTGGAGTAATGAATCCACTCCGACACCGACGCATAAAAACAGGAGTATACTCTGGAATAAATCCGAGGAAAATTCGGAGTCAACTGCTGATTTCACTTCGGATTTAAAACCAAAATCGCTGTCAATTCCGGAGTGATCCCGCAttctcccaaacaaaaaagtaattgTTCTGTTacacaaatttgtttatttgttgataACATTTTTTCCGGACTACTCCGGAGATTACTGCGAAGTAAACTCTGAATTACTTCGAAGCAAACTCCTTACTCCGGAATGTTCCGGAATATGTGCATTCTATTACCCATTAACAAATGAACGAATGTAGAACAAAATGACTGCCTTAAGGAAGCCATGTCCCCTTTGAATGTGAAATTAATTATACAATTATACAAGCACATTTACACATAGAGAAacgtttaaaattatatttattcgtctaagttttttttttcgcaaacccTGGCATCCACTCGCTTTCACACTAAACCTTGGGCTTCTTTGGTAGTGATCCGAACGCTGAAATAACGGTCCCTTTCGTACCGGTAGCCGTGGTTGTGAGCGTCTGCGGTAGTATGCCGGCTGGTTTCAGTGCATTCACCATAGCGACCGCAGCCGCCGCTCCCAGCATACCAGGTGCCGCTCCCAGCACGCCCGGCTGATCCCATTTTGATTTGCGCTTTTTCGACTCGTCCGGATCGACACGCTTGACGCCGGTCTGTATTTCCGTTTTGGTTGCTTCCTTGCGCGCTTTTTCTaccttttccatttcgattttCTGTGCCTTCGCCAGTTCCTCGTAGTATGACTCTTTGCCCCACTGGAAGGGATCAAATATTTCGGGCGGATAGTTTGTGCCCAGCTCGTTGATGTCACAGAAATGGATCAACTTTTCGTAGATGCTCGGGTTGCGAAACTCTTTGCGTTCCTGAATGATGCGGTTCGTGTCCATGTTGGAATTTTTCATCCGTTCGTGCAGTGCGGCAATTTTATCCTGCAGCTCCTGCGAACATTTGCCTTTCGGTTCGGGCGGCAAGCTAAAACCGTACAGTTTCGCCCGGTCTACCTTTTCCGGCGAAGGGCTTCGCTGTGGTTCGGGTTCGTGCTCGGATTCTACTGGTTCTTCTCGATCGCTGCGGGCCGGCGAGTTGTTTTCTTCGTCCGTATCAACTATCGTATCGTCGATGTAGCTAACGAGACGGAGGGCTTTCTTGCGCGGAGGCCCGGGTGTTCCATTGTCGCTGGCACCGCTTGGTTCAGCGGATTTGAAGGGAAGGCTAGCAGTGTTTGTTTGGGTCACAGGTGTGCCAGAGCTTTCGGACATCTCCCGCAGTGGTGTTTGCTGGCGGGAACGGATCTAGAGTGGAAAAAGAGCAAGGTTGTTACATCTATATACCAGACACTTCCTACACGAGACAACAAACCTGTGACACGGAACTTCCTCCTTCGGATTGAGGAGAATCATCGTCGGAACGACGATCTTCTTCATTTTCGGAATCTGTATAAGTGGCGGTAAGTGATGCAAGGGCCGAATTTTTCGAACTCATCGtgtaaaactatttaaataCTCTATATTTTaggatttttcgttttcaatgcacggaatgttttgtttgcacgcactgcttcttttgtttacagcattttattttgacaGTTCCGTACAGTTGACGGAACACCAGAACATTACAACAGTCGTATGTGGTTCTAAAATTGGCTAAACCTAGAGAATGAAATTataaaacgaaattaaatattaaattaatgcTTTAAATGTACTTAAAACATGATTTACGATCGGTCCAGCGTATACAATAATATACAGAGCTCGGGCCACGGAAGATTTCAAAATGAAGATTTTAGGTTctcataaatgttttttttttgtcaaaatgcgGTCTCAAAATTTTCGCTTTTGAGAGCCTGGCGCAAATAGAGTATCGATTTctacagtttgaaattttccgtGGGCCTTTTCGTGACCGATTTATTATACgcttttgacaatacggcgcaggccgtcatacttaaaatatataaaaagactaatatgctttttatttgcaattttaGCTAAAACCAGATATTCTTTCAACACAAGAAAGATTATGAAGGAGTCATTCAGACAGCGCACATTAGATtaactttcttttatttgatcaAGAATTACCTGGATATCGTGTTTCATAGTTGACTATCGTCCGGATGATACAGCTCTCCTATCAAACGGTAGATGTATGAAGGAGCGTTCGAGCCactaaaaaaaggataaatgaTTAAAGTCTATTCTCTATCTGTCTAGAGCTCTTGGCATACTTATTCGTCACAAACAGTGTCACCAGTTCCGGTGGTACGTAATCAAACAGCGGATTGTATGCTTTTGTGAACCTTGAAGCCAAACTTTTGAACGGTAGTACCGCTTCCGTATTGCCCAGAATGTTGAAATCACCCTGCTCGTAATTGCACAGATGCACCGGAGTTAGTTTGTACGTCGGCGCAAGCACAATCACGGGCACAGAAAAGTGTTTCGCCGAAAGTGCTAAGCTGTACGTGCCACAAACCGCCTGTAGTCCACCATTAGCCAGCACCGAATGCGTACCGATGATGATCTTATTGATGCGTGACATGATCGCAAAGATTGCCGCATCGGAAATGAGTGTTGTTTGTATCTTGGCCCGTCCCAGGTTAGCTGCCAACTGTTGACCACGACAATCCGGTGCACactccaccactaccacctcGATCGGTCGAGTTTCGGCTGCTTTACGCAAGAATTTTTCAACCGCACGCGAGTACCCGATCGTCATGATCAGTTCCGCTGAATGAATGTGTTCAGCTGCTTGGGCAGATATCGAATCGCCCGTCGTTTCTAGCTCCGTTTCTATTTCCGACAAATGGTCCACTAGGGCATTCTTTAACCCAGGCATCGGTTTCGAGTAATCGTCCCGTTCCGGGTCGGCTGCCTGTGTTACCAGCTTGTGAAGTGAAAGGATACTTTGACCATCGTCGAAATGCACCACCCGAGAGGAATCATACTCTTCGCGTACTATTTTCATCACGCGCCGAATGCTGTTTGCTACGACGATATCGTGCGGGAGTGCCTCGGCCAAGAAGCGACCTTGCGTGCGAATGAGCGAGAGTAGTTCTTCAGCCGTGTTCCATTGTTTTTTCGACACCAGATCCATCAACAGCTGGAGGGTTTTCGTGGCAAGCTTAAGCGATCCAGTGATTTTGCTGTTTGGTGAAAGCTATGATGAAGTTTAGGTTAACAGAGAAACGGGTTTGGGTTCTTACCGGAGGCGAACATCCTGAATATATTCAGCAATTCCTTCGACTGGGAAGACAGAAGAATCCTTTCCTAATTCCTTCATTTTGTGCGGGTTCTCTTTTCCTCTGTTTTTGTTCTGCAGCACTGTGCTGTGGATTTTGTTGACGTTTTCTTGGAAGAATAAAGCGGCCGTCTACACGGTGCCATTTCAAGAAGGCTTCAAACTGTCAGTTCAGCTGTCATAACATTGAATCGTGTGCACGAGGCTTAAGCGCGCTCTTGCGTCTCAAATtcataacaaaacacaaagaaacaataatCTTTTTTAGCAAGAACTGCTCTTTCGGATTTATAAATCATTCTGGAGGTTCTAAAAACGATTAACTAACAAACACTAGCAGAATTTCGGTTTTCACTCTCATCGTGCACGTGTTGAAGAAGAAACGGTACTACTAGTGATTCACGAAAGCGAGACGAAAATGTCCGCCTCTGGACCCACATCGTTGATATCGACGGCTGGTGATGAATCGTTTGATTTCCTGTTTAAAATCGTACTAATCGGAGACTGCGGCACCGGCAAAACATGCATCGTGCAGCGATTCAAATCAGGCAACTTTATCGAAAGCCACGGCAACACGATCGGCGTCGACTTCTCGATGAAAGCCGTTTCCGTCGATGGGAAGAAGGTTAAGGTAAGATAAGAACGGTGCACGCTAATCCCACCGGAGGAGGCCAAAGGGCAGTTGCAGCAATATTCATCATACCACGCGACGCATTATTCTTAATCAcctcgtttttattttagctACAAATATGGGACACCGCGGGCCAGGAACGTTTTCGTACGATTACGCAAAGCTATTACCGATCTGCTAACGGTGTTTTAATTGGTGCGTAGCGTTATCGAAAATGGAACTGAACGAACAGGTGTGCAACAGTCTCATTGTTcgacaattttcttttttcttagtGTACGACATCACCAAACGATCATCGTTTCTCAGTCTGCAACGATGGATCGACGAGGTGCGAAGGTACACGGCCTCCAATGTGATGATCTTCGTGATAGGCAACAAATCGGACCTGGACTCGATACGGGAGGTGGAGTTTTCCGAAGCCCAAAACCTGTGCCAGTACATCCCCGAGGTGATGTTCGTGATGGAAACGTCGGCAAAGGACAATCGCTGCATCGATGATGCATTTATGACGCTGGCAACTGAACTAAAGGTTCGAAAGTTCATCTTTTCGATGACCCTACACACCTTCAGGGACACTTTAACTTGCAATTACACAATTCGCTTTGTTCATTACAGAGGCGCCACGATGGAATCAATGCAACGGAGGACGAAGAAGGCATTACGCTAGGTCAGAGCAAAAGCTTATCAACTAATTCGTGCAACGCGCTGTGCAATTTGGCGTGAACAGCGTAAATTATCGCCGAACAAACGCTACTCCGGTACCTGGCCAATGCCCAAGGACCATTGCGAACCAGAACTGTTTGACGGCCGAGCAGTTGAAACAATTTGAAGCTAATTAATCCATCCTATAATTTGAATCAACGATTGAAATATGCCACTGTTAATGCCATTGTTTTAAGCAATTCAGCAAAccacaacatcagcagcatggTGTCTGCGTTAGTCTGTAAGGTACCTTAAACTAATCTGTTGCTGTTCAATGGCTATGTTTTCAAAATCTCTTCCTCCCTATTCTTTCGCAGACCCGTAGGCCATTGAATGGCGACGAAGGTGACACAGTTTTCCTGTACATAATTGGCATGGTACATGTGTGTTAACTAATGAGTAGTTACATTGACATTAAACATTAGCTTTTCATCTAATTGCGCCCTATTCTCGAACATAAAGAAACTCTCAGCAAGTAAGTGAGCGTCGAGTTGAATACGTATAATTAGAACacaagtaaatattttatatgatctatttatttatttgaagaacTCTTAGAATGAAACTAttttaacaagaaaaaaacagttatGTAAATATAAAAGCTATTTTAACTGCTCCCCTTCGGTAGCGAAaatcatttttgttatttttttagaaTATAAGCTGTACCGCATGGTTTTTGTAATCGCTGATGACAATTTCCCAATCTTTGCTAACACAAATGCCCGAAATCCAGTTAAATTTACCCGCAGAATCACCCCGTGAACCGAGCGCGGTAACAAATTGCCCGTTTGGGCGATAGACCAGTATCTTTGCATTACCTCCATCACCCACAAGGATGAATCCGGCCGGATCGACCCCGATCACCTCCGGATACTGGAACTGTCCGTTGATTGTACCGGTTTGGCCGAATTCTTGCAACTGTTCGCCGTACTTGCTGAACAGCTTCACCCTACGATTGCCAGCGTCCAGTACCAGTATGGCGTCTTTCTGCACGGCAATGTCGGTAGGATTCTTCAGATCAACCATCCGGGAGGATATCTTCGCCTGCGATCCCTTAACGAGCTGATCCTTTGTGAGGCGTCCGAATTGGGAGTGGACCTTACCGTCGGTACTGCTGAGACACTGTGTGAAGGTAAGACGAAACCCCATCAGCTATTAACTAGGATGTTTATTAACTCCTCTCACCTGTATTCTATCGTTGCCAGTGTCGCACACGAAAATGATTCCATTCGTGCAGAAAGCGATCCCTTCCGGTGATCTTAGTTGACCAGCCTGATCACCCTTGGAACATAGTTTTCGTAGCAGCTGACCTTCCTGGGAAAACACAAAGATGCAGTGCTTCCACTTGTCCGTTACAAACAGTTCCTTCCGGTCTGGATCGAACGTGATTCCTTGTGGATAGCTAAGGTCTTCGTTCGTTATCTTCTGCACGATGTGGCCATTAGTTCTGGTTAATAAACAGTTTTTGTATCGGTAAGTATTAGtaatagaaatttaaatataattaccGCCAGACATTACTTATCTATTCCGAAAATGATACGACATTCGGATCCTGCGACATAAAGCAGTGGCTTCTCCAACCCTTCATGGTTCCAGGGAGCAAAACCAACACCGGTCGGTCGTTGACAGTGATTCCACAGTAGTCTGGGTTTGTACACGTGGCCTCTAAAAGTTTGGAAAATCAGTCCAGAGTTAATAGCGTCTATTTGACACTTAAAACATAACCTACTTGTAAAACTGAGTTACCGAAGCCTCAGATGAATTCGGATGCAGCTGATGCTTGGGCGTAGATTTGATACTGGAACTATGCTTAACGGTTGGTGTAGTTTGCGTGTCATATATCGACTCCACCTTCAATGTATCCTGTGGAAGAAAGCTTCTATAATTACAACGCATCCTAACCCCTTTCTTCTGACGTTTTTACTACCCGATTAAAAATGACACGCTCCCGTCCCCACAGCGAAACCTCCTCCAGTATAACCGACATGTCCTTGTGCAACTTCAGATACAACTGGACTGGATCAACTGATCCCACAATCGGCCGGCAAATCGATACCAGTAGCTGGTCAATTTTCTCCCTCACCAGTTCGTGCGAACAAACCGCATCGTTTAGTATTCCTTGCGATGAGTCTTTGGGCGATGAGTTGGGTGGTTCGTTCATATAGATTGACGTATTCGCGTAAATCAGTAGCCCGCACGGGCATGACACATTTGGTGCGATATTTTGTTGTGGcgtgaaatgaaaatgcaacagcaaaaagggaCAACTAATAATGAGCAAAAGCACAGTGTAGAACGTGCGGCGCATCGGTAAGGAAGCGTCTGGCAAGCATTGCACAAAAGCGATCCAATTCCGGTAGCTACGCATGACTCCTGGAGAAAGGGTAGTAGAATGGCAATATTCACAAAAGAAAGTACAATCAATTTCACCTAATAGTTtcgcttgttgctgttgaaggGCGTGTATTTTGTCgcgaaaacaaaccattatCTCGTCGTTGATCTCGGAAAAGCGGCTCTGAAAGCATGCGAGAAGAGTTATTGGTGAAGATGGGGGGCGAATGTGTGACGTACATTTGCATAAATGATTGTTTGTTCACTTGTGTTAATATGTTAGTATTCTAAGCCAGACCTTCCGAACACGATGTTGCTGGTAGAGAACGGCTCCAGCATTGTAAAGCGAACCGTTCACTCAAAAAGCTAAATTATGTGTGACTCTTGCATTTGTATAGCGAACTAAAACTGGAGAGTAAAGAAAACTTGAAAGCAGCATTCGAGATTTTACgctgaaaaattcaaaaatggcgccaaatataatttaaatatttcatcgaGAATCTTTGCTCACGTGCgctgaaatttaaaatgcttGTGGAATTTCGAGACTCCGTTTCAAACCTAACCTAATTTATTAGCACATATCATACGGCCCAGTTTGtacgaattttttttaacattctacCCCACGGAGTAAGTCATCCGCCTTACATTGATTGGAACAATTTCACCGCAAAACAATCGATCGGAACTTTCGTTTCGGTGGAAGCATTGTGGTTTTGCAACCATTCCCCTATCGACAACATATGGCGCATTTTTGTGTCCGGGCCACGGTCGGAAGCAATACTTTGCATTCGCAATGAGTCAATCGAAAGGCAACGCCGAAAGTAGCGCCCGCATCGATAGCAAACGGATCAAGCAGCGGTAGATTAACGGTCATTTCCATGCCGCGCACGTGCGCGACTATTTTCAAATTCACGCGCTACCAGAGCTACGAACGGTGGGGACCTGCAGCTACTTTAAAACTCACTCATTGACCAAATATGAAGGAAAGTTAATTTCTTACATTAAATAACCACCGTTTGCAAATGTGCGCCTGATAAGAAAACACATGCGCCACTCGTTTTTGACAAGacatctattttttttttgttcaccaaTATGAAGCCTCTGCTACAAATCCGTCAATCAGATCCGCCTGTACCTACTTTCTTCCGTTGCAGATTTAAAAAAGATAGTGCTCGTGCGCGGTGCATTCGAACGATCATCCGTGACCGGCTTCAGCGTTTGTACTGCTTGACGATCGAATGATAAGACAACATTTTTGTCATCCACCGTGACCTTATTTTCACTCTCGATCACACGAATGGCGTGTGCACACTTTTGGCCATCAAAATTGCTCTATTCGCAACCTTACGGTTGTCCTTTCTTCCAGGCAAGGTTAAAGCGGTGCCGTGATgtttgattccttttttttttggcggaaGAAGACGCGTTTTGATGCTTCAATCTCCGGCAACACCAAGTATTAGTCCTGGCGTTTGATTTTTGGACTGGGCACGCCACCCAACTTTGCCCAGGGCATGGTGAGccggttttttattttacctttAATTTCACTTACCTTATATTCGATCATTTTATGATTCAATTTTTGGATGGCCGACTTTAGCTGACCCTCGAGCTGGCCGACTTGTCGCCCCAGCTCATCCACGTGAGCGAGCCAACAGATTGCGCACAGCATCtgcaaacgaaaacgaaaatggCGTGCATTCATTTTCGGCCGTGCTAATGATACGTGTTCTCGTTTTGTTATCaattttgtgtgcgtttttttgtttgatagcTGAAAGATCAACACGCAAgaacttgttttgtttggcaattttcttttaaagggTACACCCGAAGTTTGCAATCCAATTAAGAGGCCGCATACCTTCTACGGGATATTAAAAAGACACGGATCGATTCGTGCTGGATGGCATGCGATTCCGGTTTCAagaatttctttaattttttttcaatttacttATTACTCTTTTCGTGGGAAAAAAGgtatttatcaaacaaaattttgtttcaagATAGGAATAAAAaggtat encodes the following:
- the LOC126562974 gene encoding ras-related protein Rab-43, coding for MSASGPTSLISTAGDESFDFLFKIVLIGDCGTGKTCIVQRFKSGNFIESHGNTIGVDFSMKAVSVDGKKVKLQIWDTAGQERFRTITQSYYRSANGVLIVYDITKRSSFLSLQRWIDEVRRYTASNVMIFVIGNKSDLDSIREVEFSEAQNLCQYIPEVMFVMETSAKDNRCIDDAFMTLATELKRRHDGINATEDEEGITLGQSKSLSTNSCNALCNLA
- the LOC126561884 gene encoding RING finger protein nhl-1-like; this encodes MSKTIEQLLICGLCELRLTVPKMLNCQHTFCLECLEENLHRQADKSYIGCVTCGTKQLLKDPDLTALPSNLHIDNMLQMMQPAPSCPSSLAPPTPVGSYQLENNVAPTLQCSKCQTVSETALHKCDHCMSMLCAICWLAHVDELGRQVGQLEGQLKSAIQKLNHKMIEYKSRFSEINDEIMVCFRDKIHALQQQQAKLLDSSQGILNDAVCSHELVREKIDQLLVSICRPIVGSVDPVQLYLKLHKDMSVILEEVSLWGRERVIFNRDTLKVESIYDTQTTPTVKHSSSIKSTPKHQLHPNSSEASVTQFYKGHVYKPRLLWNHCQRPTGVGFAPWNHEGLEKPLLYVAGSECRIIFGIDKTNGHIVQKITNEDLSYPQGITFDPDRKELFVTDKWKHCIFVFSQEGQLLRKLCSKGDQAGQLRSPEGIAFCTNGIIFVCDTGNDRIQCLSSTDGKVHSQFGRLTKDQLVKGSQAKISSRMVDLKNPTDIAVQKDAILVLDAGNRRVKLFSKYGEQLQEFGQTGTINGQFQYPEVIGVDPAGFILVGDGGNAKILVYRPNGQFVTALGSRGDSAGKFNWISGICVSKDWEIVISDYKNHAVQLIF
- the LOC126562516 gene encoding translation initiation factor eIF-2B subunit beta, with the translated sequence MKELGKDSSVFPVEGIAEYIQDVRLRKITGSLKLATKTLQLLMDLVSKKQWNTAEELLSLIRTQGRFLAEALPHDIVVANSIRRVMKIVREEYDSSRVVHFDDGQSILSLHKLVTQAADPERDDYSKPMPGLKNALVDHLSEIETELETTGDSISAQAAEHIHSAELIMTIGYSRAVEKFLRKAAETRPIEVVVVECAPDCRGQQLAANLGRAKIQTTLISDAAIFAIMSRINKIIIGTHSVLANGGLQAVCGTYSLALSAKHFSVPVIVLAPTYKLTPVHLCNYEQGDFNILGNTEAVLPFKSLASRFTKAYNPLFDYVPPELVTLFVTNNGSNAPSYIYRLIGELYHPDDSQL
- the LOC126562581 gene encoding SAP30-binding protein, coding for MSSKNSALASLTATYTDSENEEDRRSDDDSPQSEGGSSVSQIRSRQQTPLREMSESSGTPVTQTNTASLPFKSAEPSGASDNGTPGPPRKKALRLVSYIDDTIVDTDEENNSPARSDREEPVESEHEPEPQRSPSPEKVDRAKLYGFSLPPEPKGKCSQELQDKIAALHERMKNSNMDTNRIIQERKEFRNPSIYEKLIHFCDINELGTNYPPEIFDPFQWGKESYYEELAKAQKIEMEKVEKARKEATKTEIQTGVKRVDPDESKKRKSKWDQPGVLGAAPGMLGAAAAVAMVNALKPAGILPQTLTTTATGTKGTVISAFGSLPKKPKV